A region of Selenomonadales bacterium 4137-cl DNA encodes the following proteins:
- a CDS encoding DnaB-like helicase C-terminal domain-containing protein, protein MRDSVIVEEHIPCPDCGSSDARCKYSDGHFFCFSCKTYTKGEEEESYHMAPGRKTPDIIPPDALTLGPLKARGIMQETCQKFSYFTSKINGQPVQVANYYRDGQVVGQKIRWKDKTFRTFGEVGDVFYGQHLFPGGGKKLVVTEGEIDCLTVSQIQGNKYPVVSVSKGAGSAKKTFKANLEWLESFEEVIVMFDEDEAGRAAVKSVQGLLSPGKLKIATLPLKDPNDCLLAGKAEEVTRAIWNAAPYRPDGIINGRDLWDRLNKKVEDDKSVPLPWNIKLQTMTRGIRPGEIILVTAGSGIGKSTVVRTIAHWLATHEKIKVGTLMLEEPPERTAQGFMSLTLGVPVHLEWQNVPKEELKRAFDETLGPGNVVIYDHFGSIEGSNLINQMRYMAKSEGCKFLVLDHISIAISGLEGENERRILDNLMTALASLAQETGVGIIVISHLRKTDDKRKSHEEGGTVSLSDLRGSGALYQLSFTVIALERNQQEEDQVLKNVLRVRLLKCRHTGETGLAGYLWYDKEKDQLQAVEDIDAFIAENSVATEEEGSTSERGDF, encoded by the coding sequence GTGCGAGATTCGGTCATTGTCGAGGAACACATCCCTTGTCCAGACTGCGGCAGCAGCGATGCCCGTTGCAAATACTCGGACGGGCATTTCTTCTGCTTTTCGTGCAAGACCTACACCAAAGGAGAAGAAGAGGAATCCTACCACATGGCACCAGGGCGGAAGACCCCCGACATTATCCCGCCTGATGCCCTAACCCTCGGCCCTCTGAAGGCGCGGGGCATCATGCAGGAGACTTGCCAGAAGTTCTCCTACTTCACATCGAAAATTAACGGGCAACCCGTACAGGTTGCCAACTACTATAGAGACGGCCAAGTCGTGGGCCAGAAGATACGCTGGAAAGACAAGACCTTCCGCACCTTTGGTGAGGTGGGGGATGTGTTCTACGGCCAGCACCTGTTCCCAGGTGGAGGGAAGAAGCTCGTCGTCACCGAGGGCGAAATCGACTGTCTGACCGTCTCGCAAATTCAAGGAAATAAATATCCGGTGGTCTCAGTCTCTAAGGGGGCCGGCTCCGCCAAGAAAACCTTCAAAGCTAACCTCGAATGGCTTGAGAGCTTCGAGGAGGTTATCGTCATGTTTGACGAGGACGAGGCCGGCCGGGCCGCTGTCAAAAGCGTTCAGGGCCTCCTCAGTCCTGGTAAATTGAAGATCGCCACGCTGCCCCTCAAGGACCCTAATGATTGCCTCTTGGCCGGCAAGGCAGAGGAAGTCACGAGGGCCATCTGGAACGCGGCCCCTTATCGGCCCGATGGGATAATCAACGGGAGGGACCTCTGGGATCGACTCAACAAGAAAGTCGAGGACGACAAGAGTGTTCCGCTTCCGTGGAACATCAAGCTCCAGACGATGACCCGAGGAATCCGGCCTGGCGAGATCATCCTCGTCACCGCTGGCTCCGGGATCGGCAAGTCCACGGTGGTCCGAACGATAGCTCACTGGCTGGCGACCCACGAGAAGATCAAGGTCGGCACACTCATGCTTGAGGAGCCACCCGAGAGGACCGCTCAGGGCTTCATGTCGCTAACCCTGGGGGTGCCTGTGCATCTCGAATGGCAGAACGTGCCGAAGGAAGAACTGAAGCGCGCCTTCGACGAGACCCTTGGCCCCGGCAACGTGGTTATCTACGACCATTTTGGGTCCATCGAAGGGTCGAACCTCATCAACCAAATGCGGTACATGGCGAAATCCGAAGGTTGCAAGTTCCTGGTGCTCGATCATATCAGCATCGCTATAAGCGGGCTGGAAGGCGAAAACGAGCGCCGTATTCTCGATAACCTGATGACTGCGCTTGCCTCCTTGGCGCAGGAGACAGGAGTGGGGATCATCGTTATTAGTCACCTTCGCAAGACGGATGACAAGCGAAAGTCCCACGAGGAAGGCGGTACAGTGTCTCTCAGCGACCTGCGCGGGTCCGGGGCATTGTACCAGCTTTCCTTCACCGTCATCGCCCTTGAGCGGAACCAACAGGAGGAGGACCAAGTACTTAAGAACGTCCTCCGGGTCCGTCTTCTGAAGTGCAGACACACCGGCGAGACCGGCCTAGCGGGTTATCTCTGGTACGACAAAGAGAAGGACCAGCTACAGGCCGTGGAGGATATCGACGCCTTCATCGCAGAGAACTCAGTCGCCACTGAAGAGGAGGGAAGTACCTCGGAGAGGGGCGATTTTTAG
- a CDS encoding DUF5664 domain-containing protein, whose product MVIKGVGPDAPIVTNEHGGRQSAVPYAFHLFDPQAIIATAEVMAYGATKHSPDNWRKITVEEHLNHMIGHAYAALAGDTQDDHLGHMAARAHMALAVDLENRRKGAEGTSTKPDDKYCETCYFNFCLIDEASCDLCEAGSKWKQAQKKK is encoded by the coding sequence ATGGTGATTAAAGGAGTCGGCCCAGATGCCCCCATCGTGACCAACGAGCACGGAGGCCGCCAGTCTGCGGTGCCCTATGCGTTCCACTTATTCGACCCCCAGGCCATCATCGCCACCGCTGAGGTCATGGCTTATGGGGCCACCAAGCACTCCCCGGACAACTGGCGGAAGATTACCGTGGAAGAGCACCTCAACCACATGATCGGCCACGCCTACGCGGCTCTGGCGGGGGATACCCAAGACGACCACCTCGGGCATATGGCAGCACGGGCACACATGGCGCTGGCGGTTGACCTGGAAAACAGGAGAAAAGGCGCTGAGGGCACTTCCACCAAGCCTGATGACAAATACTGCGAAACCTGTTACTTCAATTTTTGCCTGATAGATGAGGCATCCTGCGACCTCTGCGAGGCAGGCAGCAAGTGGAAACAGGCGCAGAAAAAAAAATAG
- a CDS encoding DNA polymerase, with protein MLLFDIESDGLLDDLTKIHCMTISDLSTRTCYRPAEVERGVRRLLQAVLDDEPIGGHNVINFDIQAIQKVYPWFVIPRDKRHLVVDTLVLARLIYTNLADLDAPLLRSGKLPGKLYKAQSLRAWGHRLGVLKGDFALHTEEDEEKWAIFTEEMLAYNEQDVAVTEALWARIAAKEYSPVAIELEHQAQWLISQQVRNGFPFDQFKAKELEAVLRGRAAVLSTQLGGEVPPIPDKDFIPKRDNKKLGYIAGVPVKRFKTFNPNSRQQIEWIVTKHFGYLPGNLDLYNLPDDAKDVPEDTLKAAIAAGKYPLKVDETTFRFIQHDAAAPEELRKIASTFEEYLTVSKRLGQLADGKEAWLKSIGKDGNIHGSVITNGAVTGRATHSRPNIAQVPKVLHGKDGSVLTGYEGRYGAECRELFTVPPGWVQAGIDASGLELRCLAHFMAPYDGGSYADTVVNGDVHTLNQQAAGLPSRDKAKTFIYAFLYGAGVTKIGKIVEGTDQDGKRLKKAFLEKTPALASLQKAIEDTLVAEMFRGRVRKWRRRHLKGLDGRLLHVRYLHAALNTLLQAAGAAICKKWIVTLEDRLVAKGLKHGWDGDFAYLAWVHDEVQVACRTEEIAKLVVETAQEAMRETQAFFKFRVQLDTEGKIGPNWAVCH; from the coding sequence ATGCTCCTTTTCGACATCGAGTCCGATGGTCTGCTGGATGACCTGACAAAAATACATTGCATGACTATCTCGGACCTGTCTACCCGGACCTGCTATCGGCCTGCTGAGGTCGAGCGAGGGGTCCGCAGGCTCCTCCAGGCCGTCCTCGACGATGAGCCTATTGGAGGCCATAACGTAATCAACTTCGACATCCAAGCGATCCAGAAGGTCTATCCCTGGTTCGTCATCCCTCGGGACAAGCGGCATCTCGTTGTGGACACGCTGGTCCTCGCCAGGCTCATCTACACGAACCTCGCGGACCTCGACGCGCCTCTCCTTCGCTCCGGGAAGCTGCCCGGAAAGCTATACAAGGCGCAGAGCCTGCGGGCCTGGGGGCATCGCTTAGGGGTCCTCAAGGGCGACTTCGCACTTCACACTGAGGAAGACGAAGAGAAGTGGGCCATCTTCACCGAAGAGATGCTCGCCTACAACGAGCAGGACGTGGCAGTCACGGAGGCCCTTTGGGCGCGAATCGCCGCCAAGGAATACTCCCCGGTCGCTATCGAGCTGGAGCATCAGGCCCAGTGGCTCATCAGCCAGCAGGTCCGCAACGGCTTCCCCTTCGATCAGTTCAAGGCGAAGGAACTGGAGGCTGTCCTTCGAGGTCGCGCTGCGGTTCTTTCGACTCAGCTCGGTGGCGAGGTCCCACCGATCCCCGATAAGGATTTCATTCCGAAGCGGGACAATAAGAAGCTCGGCTACATCGCAGGCGTGCCGGTGAAGAGATTCAAGACCTTCAACCCGAACAGCCGCCAGCAGATCGAGTGGATCGTCACGAAACACTTCGGTTATCTGCCGGGAAACCTTGACCTGTATAATCTCCCGGACGATGCTAAGGATGTCCCGGAGGATACCCTCAAGGCTGCCATCGCGGCCGGTAAGTATCCGCTCAAGGTCGATGAGACGACCTTCAGATTCATCCAGCACGACGCTGCTGCCCCGGAGGAGCTTCGCAAGATCGCCAGCACCTTTGAGGAGTACCTTACGGTATCCAAGAGGCTCGGCCAGCTCGCGGATGGCAAGGAAGCGTGGCTCAAGAGCATCGGAAAGGACGGTAACATTCATGGAAGTGTTATCACCAATGGCGCAGTCACCGGGCGGGCAACTCACAGCCGGCCGAACATCGCCCAAGTCCCGAAGGTTCTGCACGGAAAGGACGGTAGTGTACTCACCGGCTACGAAGGTCGTTATGGTGCCGAGTGCCGAGAGCTGTTCACTGTCCCTCCCGGATGGGTCCAGGCTGGAATTGACGCATCGGGGCTTGAGCTGCGATGTTTGGCGCACTTTATGGCCCCGTATGATGGCGGAAGCTACGCGGACACTGTTGTCAACGGAGATGTCCACACCCTAAACCAGCAGGCCGCTGGGCTGCCCTCCCGTGATAAGGCGAAGACATTCATCTACGCTTTTCTCTACGGGGCGGGCGTGACGAAGATCGGCAAGATCGTGGAGGGAACCGACCAGGATGGTAAGCGACTCAAGAAGGCTTTTCTTGAGAAGACCCCGGCCCTGGCGTCCTTACAGAAGGCAATCGAAGATACGCTGGTCGCGGAGATGTTCCGGGGCCGCGTCAGGAAGTGGCGGCGGAGGCACCTTAAGGGCCTTGACGGCCGCCTTTTGCATGTCCGTTATCTACACGCCGCACTCAACACCCTGCTTCAAGCGGCCGGGGCGGCCATCTGCAAGAAGTGGATCGTCACCCTGGAGGATCGCCTGGTAGCGAAAGGTCTGAAGCACGGCTGGGACGGTGATTTCGCCTACCTTGCCTGGGTCCATGATGAGGTCCAGGTAGCTTGCAGGACCGAGGAGATCGCCAAGCTGGTCGTCGAGACCGCCCAGGAAGCCATGAGGGAAACACAGGCTTTCTTCAAGTTCCGCGTCCAGCTCGATACTGAGGGCAAGATCGGCCCGAACTGGGCGGTCTGTCACTGA
- a CDS encoding DUF2829 domain-containing protein → MPAEQDNLFEQPGQHTFSTALVLLKDGRKMRRLGWSSPGMWIALGKMPEATMNGTPIVMRPFFAMLGRDGNFAVWFPAICDILADDWVVVE, encoded by the coding sequence ATGCCCGCTGAACAGGACAACCTCTTTGAGCAGCCCGGCCAGCACACCTTTAGTACCGCATTGGTGCTCCTAAAGGATGGCCGGAAGATGCGCCGCCTGGGCTGGTCCTCTCCTGGAATGTGGATAGCCCTCGGGAAGATGCCCGAAGCGACAATGAACGGGACGCCTATCGTGATGCGGCCCTTCTTCGCCATGCTTGGCCGGGACGGCAACTTTGCGGTCTGGTTTCCGGCAATCTGCGATATCCTAGCGGACGATTGGGTGGTGGTTGAGTAA
- a CDS encoding portal protein has protein sequence MSNPDFFAPETVAGMYKRLAAKREPYIRRAEEAALYTIPSLFPKEGSNGTTEFRKPYQALGARGLNNLTAKILLAMFPPNTTWFRLGATEKAKEEVKQQIGEDAASELDHRLSLREQKIMRYHETRQFRVTLGEAIKQLLMAGNGCLFMPPKEGGIKLYKLSSYVCERDGLGNVFNLIAEDVLAYAALPDAVQELISRGSSQHSPDQEVKIYTRTFLQDDRWISYQEVDGQSIPDSGQDYPKDLSPWIPLRMSKVDGESYGRGYIEEHIGDLESYDRLCQAMLEYAAIAAQIKFLVNPNGQTQARRLVNSKNGDYIPGRKQDVEALTLDKFADFRTAKEQADTLAAGLSMSFLLNSAVQRQAERVTAEEIRFVARELEDTLGGIYSLLSQELQLPLVRRSVVQLQTMGELEELPKGTVEPTITTGLEALGRGHDLEKLKTFLSYMEGIPEAASYMKLGGLLTMVATALSMDISSLVRTEEEVQQANQLALLRDMLTKGAPQLAGGFAQAQLQEGGK, from the coding sequence ATGTCTAACCCCGATTTCTTCGCCCCTGAAACGGTCGCCGGGATGTATAAGCGCCTCGCCGCCAAGCGGGAGCCTTATATCCGAAGGGCCGAAGAGGCTGCGCTCTACACGATTCCCTCGCTGTTCCCCAAGGAAGGGTCTAACGGCACCACTGAGTTCCGTAAGCCCTACCAAGCGTTAGGCGCTCGGGGCCTCAACAATCTCACCGCCAAGATTCTCCTTGCGATGTTCCCGCCGAATACCACATGGTTTCGCCTGGGGGCCACCGAAAAGGCGAAGGAGGAGGTCAAGCAGCAGATCGGCGAGGATGCGGCCTCCGAGCTGGACCACCGGCTCAGTCTCCGCGAGCAAAAGATTATGCGCTATCACGAGACCCGTCAATTCAGGGTCACGTTAGGGGAAGCGATCAAACAGCTTCTGATGGCCGGGAACGGCTGCCTCTTCATGCCTCCGAAGGAAGGCGGCATAAAGCTCTACAAGCTCAGTAGCTACGTGTGCGAGCGGGATGGACTTGGGAATGTTTTTAACCTAATCGCCGAGGACGTTCTCGCTTATGCGGCGCTCCCCGATGCCGTCCAGGAGCTGATCTCCAGGGGGTCCTCTCAGCACTCCCCGGATCAGGAAGTCAAGATTTACACCCGGACGTTTCTCCAGGATGACCGATGGATTTCCTACCAGGAAGTTGATGGTCAAAGCATCCCCGACTCCGGGCAAGATTACCCGAAGGACCTTTCCCCCTGGATACCCTTGAGGATGTCCAAAGTGGATGGTGAGAGCTACGGGAGGGGTTACATTGAGGAGCACATCGGCGACCTCGAATCCTACGACCGCCTGTGTCAGGCCATGCTTGAGTACGCGGCAATCGCCGCCCAGATCAAGTTCCTCGTCAACCCCAACGGGCAGACGCAAGCTCGTCGCCTGGTGAACTCCAAAAACGGGGACTATATCCCAGGCCGTAAGCAGGACGTAGAGGCCCTGACACTCGACAAGTTCGCCGATTTCCGCACCGCCAAGGAGCAGGCCGACACTCTCGCAGCGGGACTGTCGATGTCCTTCCTGCTTAACTCTGCGGTCCAGCGCCAGGCCGAGCGGGTCACGGCGGAAGAAATCAGGTTCGTGGCGAGGGAGCTGGAGGATACCCTCGGGGGCATCTACAGTCTTCTCAGCCAGGAGCTTCAGCTTCCGCTTGTCAGGCGGTCTGTGGTCCAGCTTCAAACAATGGGAGAGTTGGAAGAGCTGCCGAAGGGCACGGTCGAGCCAACCATCACCACCGGCCTAGAGGCATTGGGCCGGGGCCACGATCTCGAAAAACTGAAAACCTTCCTCTCCTACATGGAAGGAATCCCCGAGGCCGCCAGCTACATGAAGCTAGGCGGTCTTCTTACTATGGTCGCCACGGCGCTCTCAATGGATATCTCCAGCCTCGTCCGAACTGAGGAGGAAGTCCAACAGGCGAACCAGCTCGCGCTTTTGCGTGACATGCTGACCAAGGGAGCGCCTCAATTAGCCGGGGGCTTCGCCCAGGCGCAACTACAAGAAGGAGGTAAATAA
- a CDS encoding phage capsid protein, producing the protein MSIIVATPGRDVNATTPTNLDSFMKVFSGEVLTAYSRASKTEGRHFVRTISAGKAANFPVLGRTTARYLPPGKSLDEGRQNIPGTELPILIDGLLVADAMITDLDDAMNHFDVRAPYSTQLGEALAYAADGAVVAELAKLVVADEENLTGLGKGAIVAKSAAAGTAITSATLGALYLDMLLEMQYNMDANNVPESDRVAYIAPDVSAALVNAKVVINSDYGGSSNIQEGRPVRVAGFNLVNFPNLTRGGASTTDILQGDGHIFPATYASTAKIVAAHRSAVGTLKLIGLGMEHARRAEYQADMFVAKYAMGHRGLRPEAVQMGTMTIEAG; encoded by the coding sequence ATGAGTATTATCGTAGCAACCCCAGGCCGCGACGTTAACGCGACCACCCCTACCAATCTTGACTCCTTTATGAAGGTCTTCTCCGGGGAGGTCCTGACGGCTTATAGCCGCGCCTCCAAGACTGAAGGACGACACTTCGTCCGCACCATCTCGGCCGGTAAAGCGGCCAATTTCCCCGTTCTCGGCCGCACCACAGCCCGCTACCTTCCGCCCGGTAAGAGCCTTGATGAAGGGCGGCAGAACATCCCCGGCACCGAGCTGCCGATCCTGATCGACGGCCTCCTGGTTGCCGATGCGATGATTACTGACCTCGACGACGCGATGAACCACTTCGACGTGCGTGCCCCATATTCCACCCAGCTAGGAGAAGCGTTGGCCTATGCGGCTGACGGAGCTGTCGTGGCGGAGCTGGCGAAGCTCGTGGTGGCAGACGAGGAGAATCTTACCGGCCTCGGCAAGGGGGCAATCGTTGCTAAATCGGCCGCCGCTGGGACTGCTATCACCAGCGCCACGCTGGGCGCTCTATACCTGGACATGCTGCTCGAAATGCAGTACAACATGGACGCGAATAACGTCCCCGAATCCGACCGTGTGGCCTATATCGCGCCGGACGTGAGTGCCGCGCTCGTTAACGCAAAGGTCGTCATCAACAGCGACTATGGTGGTTCCTCGAACATCCAGGAGGGACGCCCCGTTCGTGTTGCAGGTTTCAACCTAGTGAACTTCCCCAACCTGACGCGGGGTGGAGCTTCGACCACGGACATCCTTCAGGGTGACGGCCACATCTTCCCTGCGACTTATGCCAGTACCGCGAAGATCGTCGCGGCCCACCGTTCGGCCGTAGGCACCCTGAAGCTGATCGGCCTCGGCATGGAGCACGCCCGCCGCGCCGAGTACCAGGCGGACATGTTCGTTGCCAAATATGCGATGGGCCACAGGGGCCTGAGACCTGAAGCCGTCCAGATGGGCACGATGACTATAGAGGCCGGCTAA
- a CDS encoding DUF2833 domain-containing protein has product MIVIKPLLVKHFQDFIAHARLSDFEEVKAATGQLFQDLPAADVVLGTRAIIREESGEVLGIGGLEHFGDRAAIWVMLTTHVEKHPIEFLRFSKKYLKDTIFRRYREVANYVHKDNRLHIKWLNWLGAEWLPFDHECLKLFVLSRGEDE; this is encoded by the coding sequence ATGATCGTCATCAAGCCCCTGCTCGTCAAGCACTTTCAGGACTTCATAGCGCACGCGCGCTTGAGTGACTTCGAGGAAGTGAAGGCGGCAACCGGCCAGCTTTTCCAAGACCTTCCCGCCGCTGATGTAGTCCTCGGGACCCGCGCGATCATCCGCGAAGAATCCGGCGAGGTACTTGGTATCGGTGGGTTGGAGCACTTCGGCGACCGGGCTGCTATCTGGGTCATGTTGACTACGCACGTCGAAAAGCACCCCATCGAGTTCCTTCGGTTTTCTAAGAAGTACCTCAAGGACACTATCTTCCGGCGCTACCGGGAGGTGGCGAACTATGTCCACAAGGACAATCGCCTGCACATCAAATGGTTGAATTGGCTAGGCGCGGAGTGGCTCCCCTTCGACCACGAGTGCCTCAAGCTGTTCGTTTTGTCAAGAGGGGAGGATGAGTAG